The proteins below are encoded in one region of Bosea sp. BIWAKO-01:
- the thrS gene encoding threonine--tRNA ligase, translating into MTISLTFPDGAKREFPAGITGKEIAGGISPSLLKRTVAMALDGTVVDLGDAIMKDSKIEFLNREDPRALELIRHDCAHVLAEAVQELYPGTQVTIGPVIENGFFYDFFRNEPFSPEDFAPIEKKMREIIARDKAFTKEEWSRDKAKQFFRDKGEAFKVELVDAIPEDQTLKTYAQGDWIDLCRGPHMTSVGKVGNAFKLMKVAGAYWRGDSNNPMLTRIYGTAFAKQEELDAHLKQIEEAEKRDHRKLGREMDLFHFQEEGPGVVFWHSKGWRLFQEIIAYMRRRLAADYEEVNAPQILDKSLWETSGHWGWYQDNMFAVKSAGALEHPNDPEKDQRMFALKPMNCPGHVQIFKHGLKSYRDLPIRLAEFGAVHRYEPSGALHGLMRVRGFTQDDAHIFCAENDLAAECLKINDLILSVYADFGFTDDLVIKLSTRPEKRVGTDAMWDHAEDVMTKVLDLIARQSGNRIKTEINPGEGAFYGPKFEYVLRDAIGRDWQCGTTQVDFNLPERFGAFYIGSDGEKKTPSMVHRAICGSLERFAGILIEHHAGHFPLWLAPEQILVCPITSEADAYAEQVTIACMNQGLRARADLRNEKISYKVREHSLAKVPVILAVGKREAEERTVTVRRLGSQQQTVMSLNEALVAFTTEATPPDLARRKAEMAAS; encoded by the coding sequence ATGACGATCTCCCTGACCTTTCCTGATGGTGCAAAGCGCGAGTTTCCGGCCGGGATCACCGGCAAGGAGATCGCTGGCGGCATCTCACCTTCCCTTTTGAAGCGCACAGTCGCGATGGCGCTTGACGGCACCGTCGTGGACCTCGGCGACGCGATCATGAAGGACTCGAAGATCGAGTTCCTCAACCGCGAGGATCCGCGCGCGCTCGAACTGATCCGCCATGATTGCGCCCACGTGCTCGCCGAAGCCGTGCAGGAACTCTATCCCGGCACACAGGTCACGATCGGCCCGGTGATCGAGAATGGCTTCTTCTACGATTTTTTCCGGAACGAGCCGTTCTCTCCAGAGGATTTCGCGCCGATCGAGAAGAAGATGCGCGAGATCATTGCGCGCGACAAAGCCTTCACCAAGGAAGAGTGGAGCCGCGACAAGGCGAAGCAGTTCTTCCGCGACAAGGGCGAGGCCTTCAAGGTCGAGCTCGTCGATGCGATCCCGGAAGACCAGACCCTGAAGACGTACGCTCAGGGTGACTGGATCGACCTCTGCCGCGGGCCGCACATGACCTCGGTCGGCAAGGTCGGCAACGCCTTCAAACTGATGAAGGTGGCTGGCGCCTATTGGCGCGGCGACAGCAACAACCCGATGCTGACGCGGATCTACGGCACCGCCTTCGCCAAGCAGGAGGAGCTCGACGCGCATCTCAAGCAGATCGAGGAGGCGGAGAAGCGCGACCACCGCAAGCTCGGCCGGGAAATGGACCTGTTCCATTTCCAGGAGGAGGGTCCGGGCGTCGTCTTCTGGCACTCGAAGGGCTGGCGCCTGTTCCAGGAGATCATCGCCTATATGCGCCGGCGGCTTGCCGCCGATTACGAGGAGGTCAATGCGCCGCAGATCCTCGACAAGTCGCTCTGGGAAACCTCAGGCCACTGGGGCTGGTATCAGGACAACATGTTCGCGGTGAAATCGGCCGGCGCGCTCGAGCATCCGAATGATCCGGAGAAGGACCAGCGCATGTTCGCGCTGAAGCCGATGAACTGCCCCGGCCATGTCCAGATCTTCAAGCATGGGCTCAAGAGCTATCGCGACCTGCCGATCCGGCTCGCCGAGTTCGGCGCGGTCCATCGCTATGAGCCCTCTGGAGCGCTGCACGGGCTGATGCGCGTGCGCGGCTTCACGCAGGACGATGCGCACATCTTCTGCGCTGAGAACGACCTGGCGGCGGAGTGCCTGAAGATCAATGACCTGATCCTCTCGGTCTATGCCGATTTCGGCTTTACCGATGATCTCGTCATCAAGCTTTCGACACGCCCGGAGAAGCGCGTCGGTACGGATGCGATGTGGGACCACGCCGAAGACGTGATGACCAAGGTGCTGGATCTGATCGCCCGGCAATCGGGCAACCGGATCAAGACGGAGATCAACCCGGGCGAGGGCGCCTTCTATGGCCCCAAGTTCGAGTATGTCCTTCGCGATGCGATTGGGCGCGACTGGCAGTGCGGCACGACGCAGGTCGATTTCAACCTGCCGGAACGCTTCGGCGCGTTCTATATCGGCTCGGATGGCGAGAAGAAGACGCCGAGCATGGTGCACCGCGCGATCTGCGGTTCGCTGGAGCGCTTCGCCGGCATCCTGATCGAACATCATGCCGGGCACTTCCCGCTGTGGCTCGCGCCGGAACAGATCCTGGTCTGCCCGATCACCTCCGAGGCCGATGCCTATGCCGAGCAGGTCACGATTGCCTGCATGAACCAGGGCCTCAGGGCACGTGCCGATCTTCGCAACGAGAAGATCAGCTACAAGGTGCGGGAGCACTCGCTCGCCAAGGTTCCGGTGATTCTGGCCGTCGGCAAGCGCGAGGCCGAGGAGCGCACGGTCACCGTGCGCCGTCTCGGCAGCCAGCAGCAGACTGTGATGAGCCTGAACGAGGCACTGGTGGCCTTCACCACCGAGGCGACGCCTCCGGATCTGGCTCGCCGCAAGGCCGAGATGGCAGCATCCTGA
- a CDS encoding DUF2157 domain-containing protein: protein MLTGSYRKRLEADLSRWVAEGLVSSDSATAIRGSLQRDGGFRLPGLLGMLGGLLIAASVAAFVAANWEEIPRLTKLAMILASIVVALGISARLETRGSKLGADAASTCGVLCFAAGVALVGQMYHLPTDWPGGALLIALGALAVAFLQRSDGALIVAFIALASWSWGRWQDSGGSLQFYFLLGYLPALWLALGRRARLVHHVAVLSLACWLALVPGDWLRGSFDYWLLAYGLALSASYIVLGAVALDRGGPALLSACLPWGLLGLMVVLNVELIRILDSSWSRGGQASWPAYLAYAVAVPGVFAFVALARERRFAVPLGIALLFALLVPTIFWMGGATRLSGKVVVASLVLASAVGLIAAGAIGGVRRLVVAGAALFGVAILILLWQTIGSLLDQSLFFLIAGAVLLLLASGARRLFARLARPVGEVA, encoded by the coding sequence ATGCTGACGGGATCTTATCGCAAGCGGCTCGAAGCCGATTTGAGTCGCTGGGTCGCTGAGGGGCTTGTCAGTTCCGACAGTGCGACCGCAATTCGTGGCTCGCTGCAGCGCGACGGGGGCTTTCGACTGCCGGGGCTGCTCGGGATGCTGGGCGGGTTGCTCATCGCGGCAAGCGTTGCAGCCTTCGTCGCGGCGAACTGGGAGGAGATTCCGCGGCTGACGAAGCTGGCAATGATCCTGGCCAGTATCGTGGTCGCGCTCGGGATTTCAGCCCGCCTCGAAACCCGAGGTTCCAAGCTTGGTGCCGATGCCGCCTCGACCTGCGGTGTCCTCTGTTTTGCCGCCGGTGTCGCTCTGGTCGGCCAGATGTATCATTTGCCGACGGATTGGCCGGGTGGCGCGCTCCTGATCGCGCTCGGCGCATTGGCAGTCGCGTTCCTGCAGCGCTCGGACGGCGCCCTGATCGTTGCGTTCATCGCCCTGGCAAGCTGGAGCTGGGGGCGCTGGCAGGACAGCGGCGGCTCGCTCCAGTTCTATTTCCTGCTAGGCTACCTGCCGGCGCTGTGGTTGGCATTGGGGCGCCGGGCCCGGCTCGTGCATCATGTCGCCGTCCTCTCGCTCGCGTGCTGGCTGGCGCTCGTGCCGGGTGACTGGCTGCGTGGCTCCTTCGACTACTGGCTCCTGGCCTATGGGCTCGCGCTTTCGGCCTCCTATATCGTGCTCGGTGCGGTGGCGCTGGATCGCGGGGGGCCAGCTCTGCTGAGCGCCTGCCTGCCCTGGGGGCTGCTCGGGCTGATGGTGGTGCTCAATGTCGAACTGATCCGCATCCTCGATTCCAGCTGGTCGCGGGGCGGGCAGGCGAGCTGGCCGGCCTATCTCGCCTATGCCGTCGCTGTGCCTGGCGTGTTCGCCTTCGTTGCGTTGGCGCGCGAGCGGCGTTTTGCTGTTCCTCTGGGAATCGCTCTCCTGTTCGCGCTTTTGGTGCCGACGATCTTCTGGATGGGTGGTGCGACGCGCCTGTCCGGCAAGGTCGTGGTGGCGAGCCTCGTGCTCGCGAGCGCCGTGGGGTTGATTGCCGCCGGAGCGATCGGCGGAGTCCGCCGTCTGGTCGTGGCCGGTGCGGCATTGTTCGGTGTCGCCATCCTGATCCTGCTTTGGCAGACCATCGGCAGCCTGCTCGACCAGTCGCTGTTCTTCCTGATCGCAGGCGCGGTGCTGCTGCTGCTTGCCAGTGGCGCGCGACGGCTCTTCGCGCGCCTTGCCCGGCCGGTTGGGGAGGTGGCGTGA
- a CDS encoding GDYXXLXY domain-containing protein — translation MGALVADRIVARVPATLRALVSMIVLCGAIGMLVEGRARILRSGSEVRLRTAPVDPRDLFRGDYVILNYDISMLDLASIQGDRDFSRGDPIHVQLTPGTDGFARPVGAYKIRPPASGADVVIEGHVLTTGVCPRAENGTVDCSRTRNGVRVAYGLESYFVPQGTGLAIERTERSRLEVVAAVAPSGGSAIKRLLIDGKLVHTEPPF, via the coding sequence ATGGGCGCGCTTGTCGCCGACCGGATCGTCGCCCGCGTGCCGGCGACCTTGCGGGCCCTCGTCTCGATGATCGTGCTCTGCGGCGCGATCGGGATGCTTGTCGAAGGCCGAGCCCGCATCCTGCGTTCCGGCAGCGAGGTGAGGCTGAGGACGGCGCCAGTCGATCCGCGTGACCTGTTTCGTGGTGATTACGTCATCCTGAATTACGATATCAGCATGCTCGATCTTGCCAGCATCCAGGGGGACCGCGACTTCAGCCGCGGCGATCCCATCCATGTACAGCTCACTCCCGGCACGGATGGCTTCGCCCGGCCTGTCGGAGCCTACAAGATCAGGCCGCCGGCAAGCGGGGCGGATGTGGTGATCGAAGGTCATGTGCTGACCACTGGCGTGTGCCCGCGAGCGGAGAACGGGACCGTTGATTGCTCGCGAACCCGCAACGGAGTGCGTGTCGCCTATGGGCTCGAGAGCTACTTTGTGCCGCAAGGGACCGGGCTCGCGATCGAGCGCACGGAACGCAGCAGGCTAGAAGTCGTTGCGGCCGTTGCGCCCTCGGGCGGTTCTGCGATCAAGCGGCTGCTGATCGACGGCAAACTGGTCCACACCGAGCCCCCCTTCTAG
- a CDS encoding OpgC family protein, translating into MSHFPSFGRYLLRGAGALAASPVGRDMRIDAVRGLALLIIFINHMPGNVVAAVMPHNFGFSDAADIFVLLAGVSATFAYGSVIERRGLGMGALRIGGRIWTLYIAHIAVFVIVCGVVARAVTTTQNPLYIEAINIQPFFNDTLSALVDALTLTYQPNYLDILPLYIVLLAAFPLIYRAVRFNPALALLGSVLIWQVAVAFEVNLPNTGTPGWFFNPFAWQLVFTLGVVVGRGVQMGVVMPRSAIIDALAFAVVGLALVIKVSAGNPFGITALNEWIENLQIGSDKTNLAWTRLLHLAALTWLFVRFVPAQSPLVCGVVGRRLAVLGRHSLEIFCTGIVLAIIGQIILAETYFALSIQLLVCLGGITILTVLGNFLSWYQSNALRGSAEKPASGLHSSAPQS; encoded by the coding sequence GTGTCGCATTTCCCGTCCTTCGGGCGCTACCTTCTTCGCGGCGCGGGAGCGCTGGCCGCGAGCCCGGTGGGACGCGACATGCGGATCGATGCCGTCCGCGGGCTCGCCCTCCTGATCATCTTCATCAATCACATGCCGGGAAACGTCGTCGCTGCCGTGATGCCGCATAATTTCGGCTTTTCGGATGCGGCCGACATCTTTGTTCTCCTGGCTGGCGTGTCGGCCACGTTCGCCTATGGCTCGGTCATCGAGCGCCGTGGCCTCGGCATGGGAGCGCTCCGCATCGGCGGCCGTATCTGGACGCTCTACATCGCTCATATCGCAGTTTTCGTGATCGTCTGCGGGGTTGTGGCGCGAGCTGTAACGACCACCCAGAACCCGCTCTATATCGAAGCGATCAATATCCAGCCCTTCTTCAACGACACGCTCTCGGCACTGGTCGATGCGCTGACGCTGACCTACCAGCCGAATTATCTCGACATTCTGCCGCTCTACATCGTGCTGCTGGCCGCCTTTCCGCTGATCTATCGGGCCGTGCGCTTCAATCCTGCGCTGGCGCTCCTGGGTTCGGTGTTGATCTGGCAGGTCGCGGTCGCTTTCGAGGTGAACCTGCCGAATACGGGTACGCCGGGCTGGTTCTTCAATCCCTTCGCCTGGCAGCTCGTCTTCACGCTCGGCGTGGTCGTCGGCCGCGGTGTGCAGATGGGCGTCGTCATGCCGAGGTCGGCCATCATCGATGCCCTCGCATTTGCTGTTGTCGGACTCGCCCTGGTCATTAAGGTTTCAGCGGGAAATCCGTTTGGCATCACCGCCTTGAACGAATGGATCGAGAATCTGCAGATCGGCAGCGACAAGACCAATCTGGCCTGGACCCGCCTGCTGCATCTGGCGGCTCTCACCTGGCTCTTCGTGCGTTTCGTGCCGGCGCAGTCGCCGCTGGTTTGCGGAGTGGTCGGACGGCGACTTGCAGTATTGGGCCGGCATTCCCTTGAGATCTTTTGCACCGGAATCGTGCTCGCGATCATCGGACAGATCATTCTGGCGGAAACCTATTTCGCCCTGAGCATACAGTTGCTGGTTTGTCTCGGTGGCATTACGATCCTGACAGTGCTAGGAAATTTCCTGTCGTGGTATCAGTCCAACGCGCTCCGTGGTTCCGCAGAGAAGCCGGCTTCCGGGCTGCACAGTTCTGCGCCGCAATCCTGA
- a CDS encoding nitroreductase, producing the protein MTDTLALLKLRRSVPPQFLSAPGPSADQLRDLLTIGARVPDHGKLAPWRFVLFEGIARETAGDVVAKVFRARNPDADDEKVAFERKRLTHAPLIIGVVSRARPHVKIPEWEQELSAGAVCMNILVAAHAMGFGASWLTNWFSFDRDVLSAFGLADDERMAGFIHIGTPETVPADRDRPVLADIVSHYGA; encoded by the coding sequence ATGACCGATACGCTCGCCCTGCTCAAGCTGCGCCGTTCGGTGCCGCCGCAATTCCTGTCTGCTCCCGGCCCCAGCGCCGACCAGCTCCGCGACCTGCTGACCATTGGCGCGCGTGTGCCCGATCACGGCAAGCTTGCGCCGTGGCGTTTCGTTCTGTTCGAAGGCATCGCACGCGAGACGGCCGGCGATGTGGTCGCAAAGGTGTTTCGCGCCAGGAACCCTGACGCCGACGACGAGAAGGTTGCTTTTGAGCGGAAGCGCCTGACCCATGCGCCGCTGATCATCGGCGTGGTCTCGCGTGCGCGGCCGCATGTCAAAATTCCGGAATGGGAGCAGGAGCTTTCCGCCGGCGCCGTCTGCATGAATATCCTCGTGGCTGCTCACGCGATGGGTTTCGGTGCGTCCTGGCTGACCAACTGGTTTTCGTTCGATCGTGACGTGCTCTCTGCGTTCGGCCTCGCTGATGATGAGCGCATGGCAGGCTTCATCCATATCGGCACGCCCGAAACCGTCCCCGCCGACCGGGACCGGCCGGTGCTCGCCGACATTGTCAGCCATTACGGGGCCTGA
- a CDS encoding flavin reductase family protein, whose amino-acid sequence MIYSTALQDHGLPHDPFKAIVTPRPIGWITALSAKGEINLSPYSFFNAVSSRPHIVMFSSEDKKDAVSFIEETGEFTCSLVTKALAQQMNLTSAPLPRGASEYEHSGLAMAESSFVKPPRVAGSPAALECKLLSIQQLKDLDEKPVPRWMVLGQVVGIFMDDAYVRDGRFDTAAAHPIARCGYADYAEVDHLFSIIRPTGG is encoded by the coding sequence ATGATCTACTCGACCGCGCTCCAGGACCACGGCCTGCCGCACGACCCGTTCAAGGCGATCGTGACGCCGCGTCCGATCGGCTGGATCACGGCGCTGAGTGCCAAGGGCGAGATCAATCTCTCGCCCTACAGCTTTTTCAACGCGGTCTCGTCGCGGCCGCATATCGTGATGTTCTCCTCCGAGGACAAGAAGGACGCGGTTTCCTTCATCGAGGAGACGGGCGAGTTCACCTGTTCGCTGGTCACCAAGGCACTGGCGCAGCAGATGAACCTGACGTCGGCGCCGCTGCCGCGTGGGGCGAGCGAATACGAGCATTCCGGGCTCGCAATGGCCGAGTCGAGTTTCGTCAAGCCTCCGCGTGTCGCCGGCAGCCCGGCCGCGCTCGAGTGCAAGCTGCTTTCCATCCAGCAGCTCAAGGATCTCGACGAAAAGCCGGTGCCGCGCTGGATGGTGCTGGGTCAGGTCGTCGGGATCTTCATGGATGACGCCTATGTCCGGGACGGGCGTTTCGACACGGCGGCGGCCCATCCGATCGCCCGCTGCGGCTATGCGGACTATGCCGAGGTCGACCACCTGTTCTCGATCATCCGCCCGACCGGCGGCTGA
- a CDS encoding CoA ester lyase: MRSLLFVPGDSPKKLQKGLESGADALILDLEDSVALDGKAQARTISLDFLKVARQQAKRPLLIVRINALTTGLSDADLDMIMPGAPDAIMLPKSEGGTDVSHLAARIAVREAECELPDGATRIIPIATETGKGIFGLGSYAGATHRLAALTWGAEDLSADLGAESNRLSDGSYTDPYRLARSLTLFAAASSQVDAIDTVFTNFRDADGFRAECIAARRDGFTGKMAIHPAQVPVINEVFAPAPEDVAKADAIIALFAANPGMGVIGLNGEMLDRPHLVRAQRLKARAEKLGR, translated from the coding sequence ATGCGTTCGCTCCTTTTCGTACCGGGCGACAGCCCGAAGAAGCTCCAGAAGGGCCTGGAGAGCGGCGCCGATGCGCTGATCCTGGACCTGGAGGATTCGGTCGCACTCGACGGCAAGGCCCAGGCCCGCACCATCAGCCTGGATTTCCTCAAGGTGGCTCGCCAGCAGGCGAAGCGGCCCCTCCTGATCGTGCGCATCAATGCGCTCACGACCGGGCTCAGCGATGCCGATCTCGATATGATCATGCCGGGCGCCCCCGATGCGATCATGCTGCCGAAATCCGAGGGCGGCACCGATGTCTCGCATCTCGCCGCCAGGATCGCAGTTCGGGAGGCTGAATGCGAACTCCCGGACGGCGCGACCCGGATCATTCCGATCGCCACCGAAACTGGAAAGGGCATCTTCGGCCTCGGCAGCTATGCCGGCGCCACGCATCGGCTCGCGGCTCTGACCTGGGGAGCAGAAGACCTGTCCGCGGATCTCGGCGCCGAGAGCAACCGGCTGAGCGACGGCTCCTATACCGATCCCTACCGCCTCGCCCGATCGCTCACGCTCTTCGCCGCCGCATCCTCGCAGGTCGATGCGATCGACACCGTCTTCACAAACTTCCGTGATGCCGATGGCTTTCGCGCCGAATGCATCGCGGCTCGCCGGGACGGCTTCACCGGCAAGATGGCGATCCATCCCGCGCAGGTTCCGGTGATCAACGAGGTCTTCGCTCCAGCGCCCGAGGACGTCGCCAAGGCCGATGCCATCATCGCCCTGTTCGCGGCCAATCCGGGGATGGGCGTGATCGGACTCAACGGCGAGATGCTCGATCGCCCTCACCTTGTCAGGGCACAGCGCCTGAAGGCGCGGGCTGAGAAGCTGGGTCGATGA
- a CDS encoding MaoC family dehydratase, whose amino-acid sequence MTEVKRHKRGGIYFEDFQVGAVIEHGLTRTVTQMDNMLFSNMTLNPQPLHIDAHFCATETEWGKPLMNSLFTLGLMIGISVNDTTVGTTIGNLGMTDVTFPAPLFEGDTVNCVTEIVGKRESRSRPDAGIVEFHHRAYKQDGTLVAQCRRQAFMRKHPEPTTIAV is encoded by the coding sequence ATGACCGAGGTGAAGCGGCACAAGCGCGGCGGGATCTATTTCGAGGATTTCCAGGTCGGCGCGGTCATCGAGCACGGACTTACGCGCACCGTGACCCAGATGGACAACATGCTTTTCTCGAACATGACCTTGAATCCGCAACCTCTTCATATCGATGCGCATTTCTGCGCGACCGAAACGGAGTGGGGCAAGCCGCTGATGAACTCCCTGTTCACCCTGGGGCTGATGATCGGCATCTCCGTCAACGACACCACGGTCGGCACCACCATCGGGAATCTCGGCATGACCGACGTGACCTTCCCTGCCCCGCTCTTCGAGGGCGACACCGTGAACTGCGTCACCGAAATCGTCGGCAAGCGTGAGTCCCGCTCGCGACCCGATGCCGGGATCGTCGAGTTCCACCATCGCGCCTATAAGCAGGACGGCACCCTGGTCGCCCAATGTCGCCGCCAGGCCTTCATGCGCAAACACCCCGAACCCACGACGATCGCGGTCTGA
- a CDS encoding DUF2336 domain-containing protein has protein sequence MIVRRFLLWARTANAEARASGAAALAGAYLHSGMSDEDRREAETALIALIDDPSPLVRRAIAEEVATSPRAPRALILNLIAEQSDVNALVLAHSPVLTEADLVDAAAVGDALAQRAIAQRPCLPTSVAAALAEVGCEEALLALAGNRSAWMPSFSLERMFERAGGSGALREALLARNDLPAGLRQAIAGRMSDALASFVSGCGWLTPERSARLARESTERVAVALAAGGEDSDAPAIVECLRENGRLTPGLMLRSLLSVEPALAEAAFSSLSGLPLARVSAILRDRSGASLRGLYRKAGMPGSLLPAFAAAIAALNISGFERVSGTQGIDRAIMASVMSCCESLEGSEADSLNGLLRRLDAEAAREEARLMADAFADDAALALLVEADPSLLVELDEADLRSAA, from the coding sequence ATGATCGTTCGCCGATTCCTGCTCTGGGCCCGTACGGCCAACGCCGAAGCCCGCGCCTCCGGCGCAGCCGCGCTTGCGGGCGCTTATTTGCACTCCGGCATGTCCGACGAGGATCGCCGCGAGGCCGAAACTGCGCTGATCGCGCTGATCGATGATCCGTCGCCCCTGGTTCGCCGCGCCATCGCGGAGGAGGTCGCGACCTCGCCGCGTGCGCCGCGTGCGCTGATCCTCAACCTCATCGCCGAGCAAAGCGACGTGAATGCACTGGTCCTGGCGCATTCGCCGGTGCTGACCGAGGCGGACCTGGTCGATGCCGCTGCCGTTGGGGATGCTCTGGCGCAACGCGCCATCGCACAGCGGCCCTGTCTGCCGACCAGTGTCGCGGCAGCGCTAGCCGAAGTCGGCTGTGAGGAAGCGCTGCTGGCCCTGGCAGGCAATCGCAGCGCGTGGATGCCGAGCTTCTCGCTTGAGCGCATGTTCGAGCGCGCGGGCGGCTCCGGGGCCTTGCGCGAGGCGCTGCTTGCCCGAAACGATCTGCCTGCAGGGCTTCGCCAGGCCATTGCGGGGCGGATGTCGGATGCGTTGGCGAGCTTCGTCTCCGGCTGCGGCTGGCTGACGCCGGAGCGCAGCGCAAGGCTGGCGCGCGAGTCGACCGAGCGGGTGGCTGTCGCACTCGCAGCAGGCGGCGAAGACAGCGATGCGCCAGCGATCGTCGAGTGCCTGCGCGAGAACGGCCGGCTGACGCCGGGGTTGATGCTGCGCTCGCTCCTCAGCGTAGAGCCGGCCCTGGCGGAGGCGGCGTTCTCGTCCCTTTCCGGTCTGCCGCTCGCTCGCGTGTCGGCGATCCTCCGGGACCGGAGCGGCGCGAGCTTGCGAGGGCTGTACCGCAAGGCCGGCATGCCGGGCTCGTTGCTGCCGGCCTTTGCGGCAGCAATCGCCGCATTGAACATATCCGGCTTCGAACGGGTGAGCGGTACGCAGGGCATCGACCGAGCCATCATGGCCAGCGTCATGAGCTGCTGCGAGAGCCTCGAAGGCAGCGAGGCCGATTCGCTGAACGGCCTGCTGCGGCGGCTCGATGCCGAAGCGGCGCGCGAGGAAGCGCGGCTGATGGCGGATGCGTTTGCAGATGATGCGGCGCTCGCCCTGCTGGTCGAGGCCGATCCGTCCCTGCTCGTCGAGCTCGACGAGGCGGATCTTCGAAGCGCTGCCTGA
- a CDS encoding NAD kinase, with protein sequence MTARFAAISFVASETPEAEAALEKLVARYGNADCDSADVIVALGGDGLMLQTLHRFIGTGKPIYGMNRGSVGFLMNEFRERGLTKRLEAAHRSIVHPLSMLAIDENGREYRAKAINEVSLLRRSYQAAKLRLSVDGQVRLEELISDGILLATPAGSTAYNLSANGPILPLDAPLLALTPIAAFRPRRWRGALLPDQAQVMIEVLEAPKRPVSAMADHIQIDNVVSVAIAIDRGIDLVMLHDPGHSLDERILREQFGY encoded by the coding sequence ATGACCGCGCGCTTCGCAGCCATCTCCTTCGTCGCCAGTGAGACGCCAGAGGCCGAAGCCGCACTGGAGAAGCTCGTCGCGCGCTATGGCAATGCCGATTGCGACAGCGCCGATGTCATTGTGGCGCTTGGTGGCGACGGGCTGATGCTACAGACGCTGCATCGCTTCATCGGCACGGGAAAGCCGATCTACGGCATGAATCGCGGCTCGGTCGGCTTCCTGATGAACGAGTTCCGCGAGCGCGGCCTGACCAAGCGCCTGGAAGCCGCCCATCGCAGCATCGTCCACCCGCTTTCGATGCTCGCGATCGACGAGAATGGCCGGGAATACCGTGCCAAGGCGATCAACGAAGTGTCCCTGCTCCGCCGCTCCTACCAGGCGGCGAAGCTTCGCCTGTCCGTCGATGGCCAGGTGCGGCTGGAGGAACTGATATCCGACGGTATCCTGCTGGCGACGCCTGCGGGCTCGACGGCCTACAATCTCTCAGCCAATGGCCCGATCCTGCCGCTCGATGCGCCTCTGCTGGCCCTGACCCCGATCGCCGCCTTTCGCCCACGGCGCTGGCGCGGGGCCCTGCTTCCCGACCAGGCACAGGTCATGATCGAGGTCCTGGAAGCGCCAAAACGCCCGGTCAGCGCGATGGCCGACCATATCCAGATCGACAATGTCGTCTCGGTCGCGATCGCGATCGACCGCGGCATCGACCTCGTCATGCTGCACGATCCCGGCCACAGCCTGGATGAACGCATCCTGCGCGAGCAATTCGGCTACTGA
- a CDS encoding MBL fold metallo-hydrolase, translating into MNQAPGYYRYKIGDMVLTAINDGFARRPLEGFVRNAELAEVKTAMAQAFLPADALNITFTTLAIQSGGKLILIDTGNGDSGAPTSGAWLANFRAAGFDPKDVSTVVFSHFHGDHINGFRLKDGTAVFPNAEVMVPAAEWAYWMDDARMNAAPEAMKGAFGGVRRVFGPVSKDVKQFEAGKEILPGITAIAAPGHTPGHTTFALSSGAARMMVMSDTTNHPALFVRNPDWSAVFDMDGPQAAATRRKLLDMVSADKMQVAFYHAPFPATGHIAKSGNGFELVPVQWTTSI; encoded by the coding sequence GTGAATCAGGCCCCCGGATACTATCGCTACAAGATCGGGGACATGGTCCTCACCGCGATCAATGACGGCTTCGCCCGTCGTCCGCTCGAGGGCTTCGTCCGCAATGCCGAACTCGCGGAGGTCAAGACGGCGATGGCGCAGGCCTTCCTGCCGGCCGACGCCTTGAACATCACCTTCACGACGCTCGCCATCCAGAGTGGCGGAAAGCTCATCCTGATCGATACCGGCAATGGCGATTCGGGCGCGCCGACCTCCGGAGCCTGGCTCGCCAATTTCCGCGCCGCTGGTTTCGATCCCAAGGATGTATCCACGGTCGTCTTCAGCCATTTCCATGGCGATCATATCAACGGCTTCCGCCTGAAGGACGGCACGGCCGTTTTCCCCAATGCCGAGGTCATGGTCCCGGCGGCGGAATGGGCCTACTGGATGGACGACGCCAGGATGAACGCCGCGCCCGAGGCCATGAAGGGGGCATTTGGCGGCGTGCGCCGCGTCTTCGGCCCTGTCTCCAAGGATGTGAAGCAGTTTGAGGCCGGCAAGGAGATCCTGCCCGGCATCACAGCCATCGCGGCGCCTGGCCATACGCCCGGCCACACCACCTTCGCGCTCAGCTCCGGCGCGGCAAGGATGATGGTGATGTCGGACACGACCAACCACCCAGCCCTCTTCGTCCGCAATCCGGACTGGTCCGCGGTGTTCGATATGGACGGGCCACAGGCTGCCGCCACACGCCGCAAGCTCCTCGACATGGTCTCTGCCGACAAGATGCAGGTCGCGTTCTACCACGCGCCCTTCCCGGCCACCGGCCACATCGCGAAATCGGGTAACGGCTTCGAGCTCGTCCCCGTGCAATGGACCACGTCCATCTGA